A window of Bacteroidota bacterium contains these coding sequences:
- the hppD gene encoding 4-hydroxyphenylpyruvate dioxygenase — translation MTSTTTTDKRQNVQTDFLPLQGTDYVEFYVGNAKQSAHYYITAFGFHPLAYAGPETGVKDKASYAVRQNKLTIVLTTPLRPGNEIADHIYKHGDGVKALALKVDDATSAWNETTKRGAKSYMQPQQLKDNDGQVVVSGIHTYGDTVHLFIERKDYNGVFMPGFRAWNNPYFKTKETGLQYVDHCVGNVGWNQMNPWVKFYEDVMGFRNILTFDDKDISTEYSALMSKVMSNGNGFVKFPINEPAEGKKKSQVEEYLEFYNGEGVQHVAMATNDIVDTVTELRNRGVEFLKVPTTYYDDLLDRVGKIDEDLEPLKELGVLVDRDEEGYLLQIFTKPVEDRPTLFFEIIQRKGAKSFGKGNFKALFEAIEREQGERGNL, via the coding sequence ATGACATCTACTACAACAACCGATAAAAGACAAAATGTACAAACAGACTTTCTTCCCTTACAAGGAACTGACTATGTAGAATTCTACGTAGGTAATGCTAAACAATCAGCACATTATTATATCACAGCTTTTGGTTTTCATCCGTTGGCATATGCAGGACCCGAAACTGGAGTGAAGGACAAAGCAAGCTATGCTGTGCGGCAAAATAAACTCACTATTGTTTTAACAACACCATTAAGACCTGGAAATGAAATAGCCGATCATATCTATAAGCATGGAGATGGTGTAAAGGCACTTGCACTAAAAGTAGATGATGCCACCAGTGCCTGGAATGAAACAACAAAACGCGGTGCTAAATCATATATGCAGCCGCAGCAATTAAAAGATAATGATGGGCAAGTTGTAGTAAGCGGCATTCATACTTATGGTGATACAGTGCATTTGTTTATTGAAAGAAAAGATTACAATGGGGTTTTTATGCCGGGTTTCCGTGCCTGGAATAATCCTTATTTTAAAACAAAAGAAACCGGTTTGCAATATGTGGATCATTGTGTAGGAAATGTTGGCTGGAACCAGATGAACCCATGGGTGAAATTTTATGAAGATGTGATGGGCTTTCGTAATATCCTTACGTTTGATGATAAAGATATTTCTACCGAATATTCTGCACTGATGAGTAAAGTGATGAGCAATGGAAATGGCTTTGTAAAATTCCCGATCAATGAGCCGGCAGAAGGAAAGAAAAAAAGCCAGGTGGAAGAATATCTTGAATTCTATAACGGAGAAGGCGTACAACATGTGGCAATGGCTACGAATGATATTGTTGATACAGTAACTGAGTTACGCAACCGGGGTGTTGAGTTTTTAAAAGTTCCAACTACTTATTATGATGATCTACTCGACAGGGTAGGGAAGATCGATGAAGACCTGGAACCACTTAAAGAATTGGGTGTATTGGTAGATCGGGACGAGGAAGGGTATTTACTTCAAATATTTACTAAACCGGTTGAAGACAGGCCAACTTTATTTTTCGAGATCATACAACGTAAAGGCGCCAAAAGTTTTGGTAAGGGAAATTTCAAAGCATTATTCGAGGCGATTGAGAGAGAGCAGGGAGAGAGGGGAAATCTGTAA